A genome region from Myroides fluvii includes the following:
- a CDS encoding tyrosine-type recombinase/integrase: MDSETILKTLHDRLQVQRYANNTIKSYCGYAQIFLEYMNKYRTLNEIPIAEIEGFINEKVFQDNISASYQRSLVGAIKKIYELVNNQTIELNYLYPKRKSTQLPTFFSQEEVRKILNATENLKHKAILTTIYSCGLRLSELINLKLTDVKSDSNLLLIRQSKGNKDRLVALPDKLLSLLREYYIEYKPKIFLFEGTNDEQYSERSVQLVLKKSMKKANIATKGSVHTLRHSYATHLIKSGIDIRVVQELLGHSDIRTTMIYTHITDIDKKSTPSPLDFL, from the coding sequence ATGGATAGCGAAACAATATTAAAAACTTTACATGACCGATTGCAAGTGCAACGCTATGCCAATAATACCATAAAATCGTATTGTGGTTATGCACAAATATTCTTAGAGTATATGAATAAATATCGTACGCTCAACGAAATACCTATTGCTGAAATAGAGGGTTTTATTAATGAAAAAGTATTTCAAGACAATATTAGTGCATCTTATCAACGCTCTTTAGTTGGGGCAATTAAAAAGATTTATGAGTTGGTCAATAATCAAACGATAGAATTGAATTATTTATATCCTAAACGAAAATCAACCCAACTGCCTACTTTCTTTTCTCAAGAAGAAGTAAGAAAAATATTAAATGCTACAGAAAATTTAAAGCATAAAGCAATTCTTACCACTATTTACAGTTGTGGATTACGCTTAAGTGAGTTAATAAATCTTAAACTAACCGATGTAAAATCCGACAGTAATTTACTGTTAATACGACAAAGCAAAGGGAATAAAGATAGGCTGGTAGCTTTACCTGATAAGTTATTAAGTTTGTTGCGAGAATATTATATTGAATATAAACCCAAAATATTTTTATTCGAAGGAACTAATGATGAGCAATACAGCGAAAGAAGTGTTCAGTTAGTTTTGAAAAAGTCAATGAAAAAAGCCAATATTGCAACAAAAGGCAGTGTACATACTTTGCGTCATTCGTACGCCACACATTTAATAAAAAGCGGAATTGACATTCGGGTTGTACAAGAATTATTAGGACATAGTGATATTAGAACAACCATGATTTACACTCATATTACAGATATAGATAAGAAATCGACACCAAGTCCATTAGATTTTTTGTAA
- a CDS encoding peroxiredoxin family protein yields the protein MDANGKDTEPIQLSNFKQKFIVLYCFQSWCPGCHKIGLPSLQQMVTALKNNQAIKFFAIQSVFEGKNQNTFEKLKETQKQYKLEIPFGQDEGDESTQNISTVMYHYRTGGTPWFIFINQEGKVVFNDFHLNTEKAIEFLQTIK from the coding sequence ATTGATGCAAATGGAAAAGATACTGAACCTATACAATTATCTAATTTTAAACAAAAGTTTATTGTTTTGTATTGTTTTCAAAGTTGGTGTCCTGGCTGTCATAAAATAGGCTTGCCTTCGTTACAACAAATGGTCACTGCATTAAAAAACAACCAAGCTATTAAATTCTTTGCTATTCAATCAGTGTTTGAAGGTAAAAATCAAAATACTTTTGAAAAGCTAAAAGAAACACAAAAGCAGTATAAGTTGGAAATTCCTTTTGGACAAGATGAAGGAGATGAAAGCACGCAAAATATTTCAACAGTAATGTATCATTATAGAACAGGAGGAACTCCTTGGTTTATTTTTATAAACCAAGAAGGAAAAGTAGTATTCAATGATTTTCATTTGAATACCGAAAAAGCAATTGAATTTTTACAAACAATTAAATAA
- the msrA gene encoding peptide-methionine (S)-S-oxide reductase MsrA: MQKWIDVIRLANNGNLNPDQRIEKSEEEWKSLLTEEQFYVTRKKGTERAHSSEMCNLFEPGKYACVCCNTVLFDSEEKFQSGTGWPSFTQPIKENTINYIKDVTFGMYRIETTCSTCDAHLGHVFQDGPMPSGLRFCINAVALKKVKSDEKKVTFGGGCFWCTEAMFQQLKGVVNVESGYSGGEIINPTYREVCSGTTGHAEVIEITYLPSEISFEDLVKIHLTTHNPTTINKQGADRGTQYRSIIFYRTDDEKMQALKVIEDVQSAYDDMIVTEVKMFEHFHKAEANHQDYYNRNSETGYCMAVINPKLAKLKSLYQDKLKK, from the coding sequence ATGCAAAAATGGATAGATGTAATAAGATTAGCCAATAATGGCAATCTTAACCCAGACCAAAGAATAGAAAAATCGGAAGAGGAATGGAAATCACTTCTTACCGAAGAACAATTTTACGTAACTCGTAAAAAAGGAACAGAAAGAGCTCATAGCTCCGAAATGTGCAATTTGTTTGAACCCGGCAAATATGCCTGTGTTTGTTGTAACACTGTACTTTTTGACAGCGAAGAAAAATTTCAAAGTGGAACTGGGTGGCCTAGTTTTACACAGCCGATAAAAGAGAATACAATCAATTATATCAAAGATGTTACGTTTGGTATGTATCGAATAGAGACAACTTGTAGCACTTGTGATGCTCATTTAGGTCACGTGTTTCAAGATGGTCCTATGCCAAGTGGATTGAGATTTTGCATAAATGCTGTTGCTCTGAAAAAAGTAAAATCTGATGAGAAAAAAGTTACATTTGGTGGTGGTTGTTTTTGGTGCACAGAAGCTATGTTTCAGCAATTAAAAGGAGTTGTAAATGTAGAGAGTGGTTATAGTGGTGGTGAAATTATAAATCCTACATATAGAGAAGTCTGTTCTGGAACTACTGGTCACGCTGAAGTAATTGAAATTACTTATTTACCTTCTGAAATTAGCTTTGAAGATTTAGTGAAAATCCATTTAACTACTCACAATCCTACGACTATAAATAAACAAGGTGCTGATAGAGGAACACAATATCGTAGCATTATTTTTTACAGAACAGACGATGAAAAAATGCAAGCATTAAAGGTCATTGAAGATGTTCAATCTGCCTACGATGATATGATAGTAACAGAAGTGAAAATGTTTGAACATTTCCATAAGGCAGAAGCCAATCACCAAGACTATTACAATCGCAATAGCGAAACTGGTTATTGTATGGCAGTAATAAATCCAAAATTAGCAAAATTAAAATCGCTTTATCAGGATAAACTAAAGAAATAA
- a CDS encoding OsmC family protein has translation MATVIKIKNIEEGFQSIITNGKHTIIGDEPITSKGTDLGLAPSELVLSGLAMCKVGTVRFIARKNNWEIENVTAELVQEVARGEGGLKTTIQIKMIIEGNLSEEQKEELIKQADRCYIHRLLNSEWDIMPITL, from the coding sequence ATGGCAACAGTAATTAAAATTAAAAACATTGAAGAAGGCTTCCAAAGTATTATCACTAATGGTAAGCACACCATTATTGGTGACGAACCTATCACAAGTAAAGGAACAGATTTAGGTTTAGCACCCTCAGAACTTGTTTTAAGCGGTTTGGCAATGTGCAAAGTCGGAACTGTCCGTTTTATTGCTCGCAAAAACAACTGGGAGATAGAGAATGTAACAGCCGAACTAGTGCAAGAAGTAGCAAGAGGGGAAGGAGGGCTAAAAACCACTATTCAAATTAAAATGATTATTGAAGGTAATCTTTCCGAAGAGCAGAAAGAAGAATTGATAAAACAAGCCGACCGTTGTTATATCCACCGTTTGTTAAATAGCGAATGGGATATAATGCCTATAACGCTTTAA
- a CDS encoding helix-turn-helix transcriptional regulator, translated as MRLNYTGKNRELLELIENGEHYRSNEYNLMEGELIFIWIKDECSIIELDGVEMKLNRNSILSLTSFHKFKFLSLKESRIIKFNKEFYCVLNHDQEVSCKGLLFYAPDSTPFINIPKEEEEKFEILWKMFEIEMGSKDELQLEMLQTMLKRFIILCTRIYKQQKNQIRLIKSELDIIREFNYLVESHFKTKHTVQEYAEILNKSAKTLANLFHKFSTITPLQIIQQRRMLEARRLLKYTDKSIKEIAYELEFEDIQTFSRFFKNHEQISPSEYRNS; from the coding sequence ATGCGATTAAATTATACAGGAAAAAACAGAGAACTTTTAGAGCTTATAGAAAACGGAGAACATTATCGTTCTAACGAATATAATCTAATGGAAGGAGAGCTAATTTTTATTTGGATAAAAGACGAATGTTCAATTATTGAACTTGACGGTGTAGAAATGAAATTAAACCGCAATAGCATTTTGTCTCTTACATCATTTCACAAATTTAAATTTTTATCATTAAAGGAAAGCAGAATAATTAAATTCAATAAAGAATTTTACTGTGTTTTGAACCATGACCAAGAAGTTAGTTGTAAAGGGCTTTTGTTTTATGCACCAGATAGCACGCCATTTATTAATATTCCTAAAGAAGAAGAAGAAAAATTTGAGATTTTATGGAAAATGTTTGAAATTGAAATGGGCTCAAAAGACGAGCTACAATTAGAAATGCTTCAAACAATGCTCAAACGATTTATTATTCTTTGCACAAGAATTTATAAACAGCAAAAAAATCAAATTCGTTTAATAAAAAGTGAGTTAGATATAATTCGTGAGTTTAATTATTTAGTAGAATCACATTTTAAAACTAAACATACTGTACAAGAATATGCCGAAATACTAAATAAATCTGCCAAAACATTAGCTAATTTATTTCATAAATTCTCTACCATTACGCCTCTACAAATTATTCAACAAAGACGTATGTTAGAAGCAAGAAGGCTTTTAAAATACACAGATAAGTCAATTAAAGAAATAGCCTACGAGTTGGAGTTTGAGGACATACAAACATTTAGTCGTTTTTTTAAAAACCATGAACAAATAAGTCCATCTGAATATAGAAATAGCTAA
- a CDS encoding carboxymuconolactone decarboxylase family protein: MTNFSVPSRGEVSANNQEIFDNLKKGLGMVPNLYAVMAYSDTALANYLAFQNAKTSFSGKEKQAINLVVSQVNECAYCQSAHTMLGKMNGLTEEQTIEIRKGGAGFDAKLNALVSLTKEVTVKRGFASEATVDNFIAQGYTKGQVVELVMLVAEKTAMNYLHAITKVAIDFPVAQNLN; this comes from the coding sequence ATGACGAATTTTTCAGTTCCAAGCAGAGGAGAAGTATCTGCAAACAATCAAGAGATTTTTGATAATCTTAAAAAAGGTTTAGGCATGGTTCCTAACTTGTATGCTGTAATGGCTTATTCTGACACAGCACTTGCCAATTATTTAGCTTTTCAAAATGCTAAAACAAGTTTTTCGGGTAAAGAAAAACAAGCTATTAATTTAGTAGTAAGCCAAGTGAATGAATGTGCTTATTGCCAGTCTGCACACACCATGTTGGGTAAAATGAATGGTCTTACAGAAGAGCAAACTATTGAAATTAGAAAAGGTGGTGCTGGTTTTGATGCTAAACTAAACGCTTTAGTTTCTTTGACAAAAGAAGTAACTGTAAAAAGAGGTTTTGCTTCTGAGGCTACGGTTGACAATTTTATTGCACAAGGTTACACCAAAGGGCAAGTAGTTGAATTAGTAATGTTAGTAGCAGAAAAAACAGCTATGAATTACCTGCATGCTATTACTAAAGTAGCTATTGATTTTCCAGTTGCTCAAAATCTTAATTGA
- a CDS encoding YkgB family protein, translated as MKKEYSTYLSNSGHFFLRYGLSLVLIWIGILKFTQYEAEGIRPLAENSPFFSWMFSILSTQGFSNLLGFLEITTGLLIASHQLFPKLSLFGSLFGVVTFLSTLSFMLSTPGVIATGWSFPFISALPGQFLVKDFVLLGASLWTASESLAKIQSNKESIV; from the coding sequence ATGAAAAAAGAATATAGCACCTATCTTTCAAATTCAGGACATTTCTTTCTCCGCTATGGACTATCTTTAGTGTTAATTTGGATAGGTATATTAAAATTCACACAATATGAGGCTGAGGGTATAAGGCCTTTAGCCGAAAACAGTCCATTCTTTTCATGGATGTTTTCAATTCTAAGCACACAAGGTTTTTCAAATCTATTAGGTTTTTTAGAAATTACTACAGGCTTATTAATTGCTTCGCATCAACTATTTCCTAAGCTCTCACTTTTCGGTAGTTTATTTGGAGTTGTTACATTTTTATCAACCTTATCATTTATGCTTTCTACACCTGGTGTAATTGCTACAGGATGGAGCTTTCCTTTCATTTCAGCTTTACCTGGTCAGTTTCTTGTTAAAGATTTTGTTTTGTTAGGGGCTTCTCTTTGGACAGCTTCAGAATCATTGGCAAAAATTCAAAGCAATAAAGAAAGTATTGTATAG
- a CDS encoding bifunctional methionine sulfoxide reductase B/A protein, with the protein MLSTVVLLRFKNALFVTSLFINLMLNSCTNAQTTNQELKEKTDTNMINKTEAQWKEQLTNEQYYILREKGTERAFTGKLLMNKEKGIYKCAGCGTELFTDEMKFDSHCGWPSFDKEIAGGKIKQTTDNSYGMNRTEITCAKCGGHLGHIFDDGPTETGKRYCVNSVSLEFAPAGNDNNKEATNPISKTDSIILGGGCFWCTEAIYEMLDGVISVESGYSGGNVKNPSYREVCTGSTNHAEVVKIVYDNSKTNLDEIFKVFFSTHNPTTLNQQGADRGTQYRSVIFYANEHQREIATSLITQLNKEVYDNKIVTTLEPFTQFYKAEEYHQNYYNNNKQQPYCNAVITPKIEKFEKLFKDRIKKK; encoded by the coding sequence ATGCTCTCAACAGTTGTACTATTAAGGTTTAAAAATGCACTATTCGTAACCTCATTATTTATTAATTTGATGTTAAATTCTTGCACTAATGCACAGACAACTAATCAAGAATTAAAAGAAAAAACAGATACAAATATGATTAATAAAACAGAAGCTCAATGGAAAGAGCAATTAACCAATGAACAATATTATATTCTTCGTGAAAAAGGTACTGAAAGAGCCTTTACTGGCAAACTTCTCATGAACAAAGAAAAAGGTATTTATAAATGTGCTGGATGTGGTACTGAATTATTTACTGATGAAATGAAATTTGATAGCCATTGTGGTTGGCCAAGTTTTGATAAAGAAATAGCAGGTGGAAAAATAAAACAAACTACTGATAATAGCTATGGTATGAACCGAACAGAAATTACTTGTGCAAAATGTGGAGGCCATTTAGGTCATATCTTTGACGATGGCCCTACCGAAACAGGAAAAAGATATTGTGTTAATTCTGTTTCATTAGAATTTGCACCAGCAGGTAATGACAATAACAAAGAAGCTACAAACCCAATTAGTAAAACAGATAGTATTATACTTGGTGGTGGTTGTTTTTGGTGTACAGAGGCTATCTATGAAATGCTTGATGGTGTAATAAGTGTAGAAAGTGGTTATAGTGGAGGCAATGTAAAAAATCCAAGTTATAGAGAAGTATGTACAGGTTCTACTAACCATGCCGAAGTAGTAAAAATAGTCTATGACAATAGTAAAACAAATTTAGATGAAATCTTTAAAGTGTTTTTTTCTACACATAACCCTACAACCTTAAACCAACAAGGTGCTGATAGAGGCACACAATATAGAAGCGTCATTTTTTATGCCAATGAGCATCAAAGAGAAATAGCAACCTCTTTAATAACACAATTGAACAAAGAGGTGTATGATAATAAAATAGTAACTACATTAGAGCCGTTTACACAATTTTATAAAGCCGAAGAGTATCATCAAAACTATTATAATAATAACAAACAACAACCTTATTGCAATGCAGTAATTACACCAAAAATTGAGAAGTTTGAGAAACTATTTAAAGATAGAATAAAGAAGAAGTAG